Proteins from a genomic interval of Undibacterium parvum:
- a CDS encoding VOC family protein: MQVIELDHVQIAIPVGGEELAREFYAGILGMLELPKPVLMQLRGGAWFACGDRQIHLGAEVNFQPAKKAHPAFIVRDLDALCTLLRAAGYAVLKNEELPEVRRVFTEDPFGNRIELIQSKYVA; the protein is encoded by the coding sequence ATGCAAGTTATTGAACTCGATCACGTACAAATTGCAATACCAGTAGGCGGCGAGGAACTGGCCAGAGAGTTTTATGCCGGCATCCTGGGCATGCTTGAACTGCCTAAGCCGGTGTTGATGCAATTGCGTGGCGGCGCCTGGTTTGCCTGTGGCGATAGGCAAATCCACCTGGGTGCCGAAGTTAATTTTCAGCCCGCCAAAAAAGCCCATCCGGCCTTTATCGTCAGAGATCTCGATGCCCTGTGCACGCTGTTACGCGCGGCTGGCTACGCGGTGCTGAAAAATGAAGAATTACCGGAAGTGCGAAGAGTGTTTACCGAAGATCCGTTTGGCAATCGTATCGAATTAATCCAGAGTAAATACGTCGCCTAA
- a CDS encoding TfoX/Sxy family protein, with translation MQHTKIADLPNLGPKSQHILAQACIHNLQELRQLGAVAAYARCQRVTGNVSLNLLWALEGALTGLSWQQVAREHRASLLLALEQFLSQPQV, from the coding sequence ATGCAGCACACCAAGATTGCCGACTTGCCGAATCTGGGACCCAAGTCTCAGCACATCTTGGCGCAAGCCTGCATCCACAACCTACAAGAATTGCGCCAGCTCGGTGCCGTGGCGGCCTATGCACGCTGCCAACGCGTTACTGGCAATGTCAGCCTGAATTTATTGTGGGCCTTGGAAGGCGCATTGACTGGCCTGAGCTGGCAACAAGTGGCGCGCGAACATCGCGCCAGCCTACTGCTGGCGCTAGAGCAATTCCTAAGCCAGCCGCAAGTTTGA
- a CDS encoding zinc ribbon domain-containing protein YjdM, translated as MSTLPACPVCSMENTYPDAENYVCADCGHEWPMVAAAAADDNDERIVKDALGNVLSDGDAVVLIKDLKVKGSSITLKMGSKVKSIRLVGGDHEVDCKMDAGSFMLKACYLKKA; from the coding sequence ATGTCTACCCTGCCAGCTTGCCCAGTATGTTCTATGGAAAACACTTACCCTGACGCTGAGAATTATGTCTGCGCCGATTGCGGTCACGAATGGCCTATGGTGGCTGCGGCGGCAGCCGATGACAATGACGAGCGTATCGTCAAAGATGCCCTGGGCAATGTCTTGTCGGATGGCGATGCGGTGGTTCTGATCAAGGACTTAAAAGTTAAGGGTTCTTCGATTACGCTGAAGATGGGCTCAAAAGTAAAAAGTATCCGTCTGGTCGGTGGCGATCATGAAGTCGACTGCAAGATGGATGCCGGCAGCTTCATGTTAAAAGCCTGCTACCTGAAAAAAGCCTAA
- a CDS encoding histone deacetylase family protein, with protein MLAAYITHPDCQKHEMGVDHPECPARIGAINDQLLITGLLDYMQSYEAPLASTSQLEQAHSALFVRDVEAHRPSSGYVQIDPDTRMNPFTFQAAKRAAGAAVLAADLVIKGDAKVAFCNVRPPGHHAGRASAAGFCFFNNVAVGIRHALNVHGLERVALIDFDVHHGNGSENILHEDPRVLMCSTFEEGVYPFSGAVPMGPNMVNVSLPSRSGSKAFRASVSETWIPALEKFKPQMIFISAGFDGHREDDMGNLGLVEDDYAWVTAQIVKVANTYAQGRIVSCLEGGYVLSPLGRSAAAHVKVLIGAD; from the coding sequence TTGCTGGCAGCTTACATTACTCACCCTGATTGCCAAAAGCATGAAATGGGCGTGGATCACCCCGAATGTCCGGCGCGTATCGGCGCCATCAATGATCAATTGCTCATCACTGGTCTGCTCGACTACATGCAAAGCTATGAAGCACCATTGGCGAGCACGAGCCAATTAGAGCAAGCCCATTCAGCGCTGTTTGTGCGCGATGTCGAGGCGCACCGCCCGAGTTCTGGTTATGTGCAGATAGATCCCGATACCCGCATGAATCCGTTCACCTTTCAGGCTGCCAAACGTGCCGCTGGTGCCGCGGTGCTGGCCGCCGATCTGGTCATCAAGGGCGACGCCAAGGTGGCTTTTTGCAATGTACGGCCACCTGGCCACCATGCAGGGCGTGCCTCGGCGGCGGGTTTTTGCTTCTTCAATAATGTCGCGGTCGGCATCCGCCATGCGCTGAATGTGCATGGCTTAGAGCGGGTGGCGTTGATTGATTTTGATGTGCATCATGGCAATGGCAGCGAAAACATCCTGCATGAAGATCCCCGCGTACTGATGTGCTCGACCTTTGAAGAAGGCGTCTACCCCTTCTCCGGTGCGGTGCCCATGGGCCCCAACATGGTCAATGTCAGCCTGCCTAGCCGCTCTGGCAGTAAGGCGTTCCGCGCCTCGGTGAGCGAGACCTGGATCCCGGCCCTAGAAAAATTTAAACCGCAAATGATCTTTATCTCGGCCGGCTTTGATGGCCACCGTGAAGACGATATGGGCAATCTGGGTCTGGTCGAGGACGACTACGCCTGGGTCACCGCGCAAATCGTCAAAGTCGCCAACACCTATGCACAGGGGCGCATTGTCTCCTGCCTGGAAGGTGGTTACGTGCTCTCGCCTTTGGGGCGTAGCGCTGCGGCCCACGTAAAGGTATTGATCGGCGCTGATTAG
- a CDS encoding GNAT family N-acetyltransferase, with protein MTNLSFRRAVSADIPAMQVIRLAVKENVLNNPARVPAQMYEDYLAQLGRGWVCEEQGKIIGFSYAASADASIWALFVSPDAEGKGAGAPLLKLASDWLFNQGHQKVTLGTEANTRADRFYAKQGWTRGEMKDAIEVFYTLERPQE; from the coding sequence ATGACAAATTTAAGCTTTCGTCGCGCCGTCAGTGCCGACATCCCCGCCATGCAAGTGATACGTCTGGCGGTCAAAGAAAACGTGCTAAACAATCCGGCCCGCGTGCCCGCGCAGATGTATGAAGACTATCTAGCGCAACTGGGACGCGGCTGGGTCTGTGAAGAGCAAGGCAAGATCATAGGATTTTCGTATGCAGCCAGCGCCGATGCCTCGATCTGGGCCTTGTTTGTCAGCCCGGACGCCGAAGGCAAAGGCGCAGGCGCGCCCTTACTCAAACTGGCAAGCGATTGGCTGTTTAATCAGGGCCATCAGAAAGTCACGCTGGGCACTGAGGCCAATACCCGCGCCGATCGTTTCTATGCCAAACAAGGCTGGACCCGCGGTGAGATGAAGGATGCGATAGAAGTGTTCTACACGCTAGAGCGGCCGCAAGAATAA
- a CDS encoding flavodoxin domain-containing protein: MSRMQKLLNWRGYHRLFAALALSLIGAALLLLSQLPAHTTDRNLAAMLLLLAYGAFCLPYFWRARAALLSADAPDPSQILYIVYASQTGYAEQLARQTAQALQELDLRLSLLSISEFDRARLQQARRVLFIVSTTGEGDAPDSAAHFLDSLSQPGQPLDSLQYAILALGDRHYRHYCAFGFRLQQWLQQQQAQAWFELIEVDQGDPAALADWQQQLNQTLNSRAGTSLAMDWRAPAYGDWILHERSLLNPGSAGAPAFHLTLGLAADTQASASTWQAGDIAEIGPQNIPQQIEHWLHSHALNGATQVCIGEQNLSLRQHLRHRVLPVSLSDLRTSPDDDSLAWVAQLPMLPHRAYSIASIAADGQLELLVRQIRLEDGGLGLGSGWLTEYAACGSQIALRIRENRAFHAPFDDRPLILIGNGTGLAGLRAHLKQRALQGHHRNWLLFGERHQQHDYFYQDELQAWHASGVLKRLDLAFSRDQTQARYVQDKLLEQADSLRAWVAQGAAIYVCGSLQGMAAGVSEALINILGAAHLQELSQQGRYRRDVY, translated from the coding sequence ATGTCACGCATGCAAAAATTGCTGAACTGGCGCGGCTACCACCGCTTGTTTGCCGCACTGGCGCTGAGCCTGATAGGCGCTGCCTTGTTATTGCTGAGCCAGTTGCCGGCGCACACCACCGATCGTAATCTGGCGGCCATGCTCTTGCTGCTGGCCTACGGCGCGTTTTGCCTGCCGTATTTTTGGCGTGCCCGTGCAGCGCTGCTCAGCGCCGATGCGCCAGATCCTAGCCAAATTTTGTATATCGTGTACGCCAGCCAGACTGGCTATGCCGAGCAGCTGGCCCGCCAAACCGCACAGGCTTTGCAGGAGCTAGATCTACGCCTGAGCCTGCTGAGCATCTCAGAATTTGATCGTGCTAGGTTGCAGCAGGCGCGCCGCGTCTTGTTCATCGTTAGCACTACCGGCGAGGGTGATGCGCCGGATAGCGCCGCACATTTTTTGGATAGTTTAAGTCAGCCAGGCCAGCCTTTAGATTCTTTGCAATACGCGATACTCGCCTTAGGCGACCGCCATTACCGCCACTATTGCGCCTTTGGATTTCGCCTACAGCAATGGCTGCAGCAACAGCAGGCACAGGCCTGGTTTGAATTGATAGAAGTGGATCAGGGCGATCCCGCTGCCTTGGCCGATTGGCAGCAGCAACTCAACCAGACCTTGAACTCGCGCGCTGGTACTAGCCTGGCGATGGATTGGCGTGCCCCGGCGTATGGCGATTGGATTTTGCATGAGCGCAGCTTGCTTAATCCTGGCAGCGCTGGCGCACCAGCCTTTCATCTAACATTAGGTTTAGCCGCTGATACGCAGGCTAGCGCAAGTACATGGCAAGCCGGTGATATTGCCGAAATTGGCCCGCAAAATATCCCGCAGCAGATCGAGCATTGGTTGCATAGCCATGCTTTAAACGGCGCGACCCAAGTTTGCATAGGCGAACAAAACCTCAGTCTGCGCCAGCATCTGCGGCATAGAGTTTTGCCAGTCAGCCTGTCTGATCTGAGGACTAGTCCCGACGATGACAGCCTGGCTTGGGTGGCGCAATTGCCTATGCTGCCACATCGCGCTTATTCGATTGCCTCGATCGCGGCCGATGGTCAGCTAGAATTATTGGTCAGACAGATTCGTCTGGAAGATGGCGGCCTAGGTTTAGGCTCGGGCTGGCTGACCGAGTATGCCGCCTGCGGTAGCCAGATCGCCTTGCGGATACGTGAGAACCGCGCCTTTCATGCGCCGTTTGATGATAGACCGCTCATCTTAATCGGCAACGGCACCGGGCTTGCTGGCCTGCGCGCGCATCTGAAACAAAGAGCCTTGCAAGGCCATCATCGCAACTGGCTGCTGTTTGGCGAGCGCCATCAGCAACACGATTATTTTTATCAGGATGAGCTACAAGCCTGGCACGCTAGCGGGGTTTTAAAAAGACTCGATCTGGCATTTTCGCGCGATCAAACTCAGGCGCGCTATGTGCAAGACAAACTACTAGAACAAGCCGATAGCCTACGCGCCTGGGTGGCGCAAGGTGCCGCCATTTACGTCTGTGGCAGCCTGCAAGGCATGGCTGCTGGTGTGAGCGAAGCCCTCATCAACATACTTGGTGCCGCGCACCTACAAGAACTGAGCCAGCAAGGACGGTATCGGCGCGATGTGTATTGA
- a CDS encoding FAD:protein FMN transferase: MKTTVNSKRVLIPSGLEAPPALPVDAQLRQLQGATMGTHWTVKLMVAGEISPAFLQLGIERQLAQVVAQMSHWESHSNLCKFNHAAAGTWQVLPPEFFQVLDYALYLAQQTSGAYDPSVGKLVDLWGFGPKSKPQKMPSATAIAAAKQDAGWQRVQVDRLLRRVRQPGGLSLDLSSIAKGYAVDQVARWLQSQGVVSYLVEVGGELRGYGIKQDQQPWWVELEHPATLAAQGSAAANDSSTILALHGWSIATSGDYRQQIQLGDRNFSHSIDPRSGYPLTHNLASVTVLHAECMVADALATALMVMGLKQGMAYAEEWRLACRFISKTKDGYRESMSPAMRLMLS, encoded by the coding sequence ATGAAGACCACTGTAAATTCCAAACGTGTGCTGATACCAAGCGGCTTAGAGGCGCCGCCAGCGCTGCCCGTTGATGCTCAGTTACGCCAGTTGCAAGGTGCGACTATGGGCACGCACTGGACCGTCAAGTTAATGGTTGCGGGCGAGATCTCTCCGGCATTTTTGCAACTGGGGATAGAGCGGCAACTGGCCCAGGTGGTGGCGCAGATGAGCCATTGGGAGAGCCATTCCAATCTCTGCAAATTTAATCATGCTGCGGCAGGGACTTGGCAAGTGCTGCCACCAGAATTTTTTCAGGTGCTCGATTACGCGCTGTATCTGGCGCAGCAAACCTCTGGTGCTTACGATCCTAGTGTCGGTAAGCTGGTCGACCTGTGGGGCTTTGGCCCCAAGTCCAAGCCACAAAAAATGCCGAGTGCCACTGCCATCGCGGCCGCCAAGCAAGACGCTGGTTGGCAGCGGGTGCAGGTCGATAGACTTTTGCGCAGGGTACGCCAGCCTGGCGGCTTGTCTTTAGATCTGTCTTCTATCGCCAAGGGCTATGCGGTCGACCAGGTGGCCCGCTGGCTGCAGAGTCAGGGCGTGGTCTCGTATCTGGTCGAAGTTGGCGGCGAACTACGCGGTTACGGCATCAAGCAAGACCAGCAGCCTTGGTGGGTAGAGTTAGAACATCCGGCCACCCTGGCGGCGCAGGGAAGTGCCGCTGCCAACGACAGCAGCACCATCTTGGCGCTGCATGGCTGGTCTATCGCCACCTCGGGTGATTATCGCCAGCAAATACAGCTCGGTGATCGCAATTTTTCGCACAGTATCGATCCGCGCAGCGGCTATCCGCTCACGCATAATTTGGCTTCGGTCACGGTGCTGCATGCCGAGTGCATGGTGGCTGATGCACTCGCCACCGCGCTGATGGTGATGGGGCTTAAGCAGGGCATGGCGTATGCCGAAGAATGGCGTCTAGCTTGTCGCTTCATCAGTAAAACCAAGGATGGCTATCGCGAAAGTATGAGCCCGGCGATGCGCCTCATGTTGTCGTAA
- a CDS encoding DUF4198 domain-containing protein, translating into MKNLPIRSFAPRFSLHLLLCAALITPLAAQAHRTFLLPSATVVAGNTPWVSFDAAAATDLFYFDHVPLQLDSLVIATPDGSAAKAENASTGKYRSSFDLRLSQKGTYKLSLLNQNLFANYKEQGVAKRWRGTAEAMAKEIPANAEELQVTQMQGRIETFVSNGKPGKKALEVTGKGLELDPITHPNDLMAGEAAQFRLLLDGKPAVAVKVTVIAGGIRYRQNLGEQIISTDADGKFSVNWQGAGMYWMEASVSDKNTTLPAAKERRANYVATLEVLPQ; encoded by the coding sequence ATGAAAAATTTGCCCATCCGCTCTTTCGCACCGCGCTTTAGCCTGCATCTTTTGCTGTGCGCCGCCCTGATAACGCCGCTTGCTGCGCAGGCGCATCGTACCTTTTTACTGCCTAGCGCCACCGTGGTGGCGGGCAATACGCCTTGGGTCAGTTTCGATGCGGCCGCTGCCACCGATCTGTTTTATTTTGATCATGTGCCTTTGCAGCTCGATAGCCTGGTGATCGCAACCCCGGATGGCAGTGCTGCCAAAGCCGAAAACGCCAGCACCGGTAAATATCGCAGCAGTTTTGATCTGCGTCTGAGCCAAAAAGGCACGTATAAACTGAGTCTGTTAAATCAAAACTTGTTCGCCAATTACAAAGAGCAAGGCGTGGCCAAACGCTGGCGCGGCACTGCCGAAGCGATGGCGAAAGAAATCCCGGCTAATGCAGAAGAGCTGCAAGTGACGCAGATGCAGGGACGTATCGAAACCTTCGTGAGCAACGGTAAGCCCGGCAAAAAAGCGCTTGAAGTGACTGGCAAAGGTTTGGAACTCGATCCGATCACACATCCGAATGATTTGATGGCTGGCGAAGCAGCGCAGTTTCGCTTGCTACTCGATGGCAAACCGGCGGTAGCGGTCAAGGTAACCGTGATCGCCGGTGGCATACGCTATCGCCAAAACCTTGGCGAGCAAATCATCAGCACCGATGCCGATGGCAAGTTCAGCGTCAATTGGCAGGGCGCCGGTATGTATTGGATGGAGGCCAGTGTCAGCGATAAAAATACCACGCTGCCAGCAGCCAAGGAAAGACGCGCCAATTACGTGGCGACTTTAGAAGTTTTACCGCAATAG
- a CDS encoding DUF2271 domain-containing protein, producing MHKLLPFALGSLLAAPVVAADLNLKIEVPRLTVAEYHRPYVAVWIERPDQSLAGNLAVWYDLKKRDNEGSKWLKDMRQWWRRSGRDLQMPVDGVSGATKVVGEHSLSFSGDKGVLAKLPAGDYQLLVEAAREGGGREVVKVPFQWSGKADQQIKVQGTNELGLITLNIKS from the coding sequence ATGCATAAGTTACTCCCCTTTGCCCTTGGTAGTTTGCTCGCCGCACCCGTGGTGGCGGCCGATTTGAATCTAAAAATTGAAGTGCCGCGCTTAACGGTGGCGGAGTATCACCGTCCGTATGTGGCGGTCTGGATAGAGCGCCCGGATCAATCCCTGGCCGGCAATCTGGCGGTTTGGTATGACCTGAAGAAGCGCGATAACGAGGGCAGCAAATGGCTCAAGGATATGCGGCAATGGTGGCGTCGTAGTGGCCGCGATTTGCAGATGCCAGTTGATGGCGTCAGTGGTGCGACTAAGGTAGTGGGTGAGCATAGTCTGAGCTTCTCGGGCGATAAGGGTGTGCTGGCAAAATTACCGGCAGGCGATTACCAATTGCTGGTAGAAGCGGCGCGTGAAGGCGGTGGCCGCGAGGTCGTGAAAGTGCCGTTTCAGTGGTCGGGCAAGGCGGACCAGCAAATCAAGGTGCAGGGAACCAATGAGTTGGGGCTAATTACCCTGAACATTAAATCTTAA
- a CDS encoding PepSY-associated TM helix domain-containing protein: MRQLHQWHWISSALCLMAMLMFALSGITLNHSAQIEGHPVLTHTEAQLPDSLLKLLQARQARVADAAGMPASATSAATVESVALPSAVAHWLEATLAVSVAQRALEWSPQEVVVALPRPGGDAWLRIELDSGAIEYEKTERGWIAYLNDLHKGRNTGVAWSWFIDAFAVACLIFCLTGLLLLQVHAANRRATWPVVVLGLLLPALLAIVFIH, from the coding sequence ATGCGCCAATTGCATCAGTGGCATTGGATAAGTTCGGCGCTGTGTCTGATGGCGATGCTGATGTTTGCACTCAGCGGTATCACCTTAAATCATTCGGCGCAGATAGAGGGGCATCCTGTGCTGACGCATACAGAAGCGCAATTGCCTGATTCTCTGTTGAAGCTGTTGCAGGCGCGCCAGGCTCGGGTGGCTGACGCGGCTGGTATGCCTGCTTCGGCTACCTCGGCTGCCACTGTGGAGTCGGTCGCATTGCCATCGGCGGTGGCTCATTGGCTAGAGGCGACGCTGGCGGTGAGCGTGGCACAGCGGGCGCTGGAGTGGTCGCCGCAAGAAGTGGTGGTGGCTTTGCCACGCCCCGGTGGCGATGCCTGGCTGCGCATAGAGTTAGACAGCGGTGCCATCGAATATGAGAAAACCGAGCGCGGCTGGATCGCCTACTTAAACGATCTGCATAAGGGTCGCAATACCGGTGTGGCCTGGAGCTGGTTTATTGATGCCTTTGCCGTCGCTTGTCTGATTTTTTGCCTGACTGGTTTGCTGCTGCTGCAAGTACACGCAGCGAACCGGCGCGCCACCTGGCCTGTGGTGGTCCTGGGTTTGTTATTGCCAGCCTTGCTTGCCATCGTGTTTATTCATTAG
- a CDS encoding DUF3334 family protein, whose product MPNKETGVVYGTEDVLTSLCNSVTRVLNVATQTKIHYSGMVQRITKTGLKPDIGCFVLFDGGFSGLVVLNFAGAAALEIYEKYMLSMGMPKSELATNFTSDEVANILGELMNQIVGDFTGKVRRELQTNITQNQPKMLVLTKQVMLSVDTPLDRPEMRRVSFFTEANNIFYLELAIDRTEFIKLHDFDSSEIVDPDAFMDLQQANQSNAAAASPAPAANNDSDADELLRSLGM is encoded by the coding sequence ATGCCTAATAAAGAAACCGGTGTCGTCTACGGAACAGAAGATGTCTTGACCAGTCTTTGCAATTCGGTCACGCGGGTGCTGAACGTGGCCACCCAAACCAAGATCCATTATTCAGGCATGGTGCAACGCATTACCAAGACTGGCCTCAAGCCCGACATCGGCTGCTTCGTCTTGTTTGACGGTGGCTTTTCTGGTTTGGTAGTGCTCAATTTTGCCGGTGCCGCAGCGCTAGAAATCTACGAAAAATACATGCTCAGCATGGGCATGCCCAAGTCCGAACTGGCTACTAACTTCACCTCGGATGAAGTAGCAAATATCTTGGGCGAACTGATGAACCAAATCGTCGGCGATTTTACCGGCAAGGTGCGGCGCGAACTGCAAACCAATATCACCCAAAACCAACCCAAGATGCTGGTACTGACCAAGCAAGTCATGCTCAGCGTCGACACCCCGCTAGACCGCCCGGAAATGCGGCGCGTCTCTTTCTTCACCGAAGCGAATAATATTTTCTATCTTGAACTCGCCATAGACCGCACCGAATTCATCAAACTGCATGATTTTGATTCCAGCGAAATCGTCGACCCAGATGCCTTTATGGACCTGCAACAAGCCAATCAAAGCAATGCCGCAGCAGCCAGCCCGGCACCAGCAGCCAACAACGACAGCGACGCCGACGAACTGTTGCGCTCGCTGGGCATGTAA